In Methanomicrobium antiquum, one DNA window encodes the following:
- a CDS encoding SulP family inorganic anion transporter, with protein sequence MNAQEIKEEWFSNIKGDTLAGITVALALIPEAIAFSIIVGVDPMVGLYASFCIAVIISIAGGRPGMISAATGSMALVMVVLVRDFGIEYLFAATVLTGLIQLILGFLKVGRFISFIPYSVVLGFVNSLAILIFLTQLPFLINVPPAVYVMAAATIGIIWFLPRYTKAIPAALVAIAVMTAVAISAGLDIMTVGDLGSITKSLPVFHLPVVPLNIETLLIILPYSITLVIVGILESLLTASIIDEMTETKSDKDREVKGQGIANFITGFFGGMAGCAMIGQSVINVTSGGRGRLSSMVAGLFLMFLIIVLGDLVAQIPMAALVGVMIMVAIGTFEWQSLKNISKIPKSDAFVMFLTIAIVVYTHDLAKGVIAGVIVAALVLVYRMSVISVSGIVRDDGVKIYTVKGQLFFGTMSEFIELFDYKNDPKKIEIDFKNSHIWDQSAVEAIARVIDKYQREGSTVYVTGLNVESQMTLDKGFS encoded by the coding sequence ATGAACGCGCAGGAGATAAAAGAGGAATGGTTCTCAAACATAAAAGGCGACACACTTGCCGGAATTACGGTTGCATTAGCGCTCATTCCTGAGGCAATCGCTTTTTCAATCATCGTCGGCGTCGATCCAATGGTCGGCCTTTACGCCTCTTTTTGCATTGCAGTGATTATATCAATAGCCGGAGGAAGACCGGGGATGATCTCTGCTGCTACAGGTTCGATGGCCCTTGTGATGGTTGTTCTGGTCAGGGATTTCGGAATCGAATATCTTTTTGCTGCTACAGTTCTTACAGGTTTAATTCAGCTCATTCTGGGGTTTTTAAAGGTCGGGCGGTTTATATCCTTTATTCCATATTCTGTTGTGCTTGGATTTGTAAACTCACTTGCAATTCTTATCTTTTTAACACAGCTTCCGTTTTTGATTAATGTGCCACCGGCAGTATATGTGATGGCGGCGGCAACTATCGGGATAATCTGGTTTCTGCCAAGATACACAAAAGCGATTCCTGCGGCACTTGTCGCAATAGCTGTAATGACAGCGGTTGCAATCTCAGCCGGTCTTGATATTATGACTGTCGGGGATTTGGGTTCAATTACAAAATCCCTTCCGGTATTTCACCTCCCGGTTGTTCCTTTAAACATCGAAACACTGCTTATAATCCTTCCGTATTCTATAACACTTGTCATTGTCGGAATTTTGGAGTCTTTATTAACAGCATCAATTATTGATGAGATGACAGAGACAAAAAGCGATAAAGACAGGGAAGTTAAAGGGCAGGGCATTGCCAATTTCATCACAGGTTTTTTCGGCGGGATGGCCGGCTGTGCGATGATTGGACAGTCTGTTATTAATGTAACCTCAGGAGGAAGGGGCAGGCTTTCTTCCATGGTTGCAGGGCTGTTTCTGATGTTTCTCATAATCGTTTTAGGCGATCTTGTGGCACAAATTCCGATGGCTGCACTTGTAGGTGTTATGATAATGGTTGCCATTGGAACTTTTGAATGGCAGTCTTTGAAAAATATCTCTAAAATTCCTAAAAGTGATGCCTTTGTCATGTTTTTGACAATCGCAATCGTTGTTTATACACACGATCTTGCAAAGGGCGTAATTGCAGGCGTTATTGTAGCCGCCCTTGTTCTTGTTTACAGAATGTCTGTCATATCAGTATCCGGCATTGTAAGAGATGACGGAGTTAAGATATATACTGTAAAGGGTCAGCTCTTCTTTGGAACGATGTCGGAGTTTATAGAGCTATTCGATTACAAAAATGATCCCAAAAAAATTGAGATTGATTTTAAAAATTCACATATCTGGGATCAGTCTGCAGTTGAGGCAATTGCCAGAGTTATAGATAAATATCAGCGTGAGGGAAGCACAGTTTATGTCACCGGCCTTAATGTGGAGAGCCAGATGACGCTTGATAAGGGTTTTTCTTAA
- a CDS encoding class I SAM-dependent methyltransferase — protein sequence MEEKTVFDKKSAEEMDEISKTLFAPIYPVIADNIIKTSGIKEGVCIDLGSGQGSLAISIAKKTDLFVYAYDFSGDAIEIAQRNIKNCNLSSQIKTVEGDVHNILFENCFADLIVSRGSMFFWDKPNLAFKEINRILKPGGMAYVGGGFGNKELRDDIVNKMIIKDPKWEEKYKRNMSEEKRKIFAEASSGLQNSKTEIINDDSGFWIVIKKNTLMTM from the coding sequence ATGGAAGAAAAAACAGTATTTGACAAAAAAAGTGCAGAGGAAATGGATGAAATCTCCAAAACACTTTTTGCCCCGATATATCCTGTAATCGCTGATAATATCATAAAAACCAGTGGAATTAAAGAAGGAGTCTGCATAGATTTGGGAAGCGGACAAGGCTCTTTGGCAATTTCAATTGCAAAAAAAACTGATCTTTTTGTGTATGCCTATGATTTTTCAGGAGATGCAATTGAGATAGCACAAAGAAATATAAAAAATTGTAATCTTAGCAGTCAGATTAAAACAGTTGAGGGCGATGTTCATAATATTTTATTTGAAAACTGCTTTGCAGACCTGATTGTAAGCCGCGGTTCGATGTTTTTCTGGGATAAACCTAATTTGGCATTCAAAGAGATTAACCGGATTTTAAAACCGGGTGGTATGGCATATGTCGGCGGCGGATTTGGAAATAAAGAGCTTCGGGATGATATTGTAAACAAAATGATTATAAAAGATCCAAAATGGGAAGAGAAATACAAAAGAAACATGTCAGAAGAGAAGAGAAAAATTTTTGCAGAAGCATCCTCTGGTCTTCAGAACTCAAAGACGGAAATAATCAATGATGATTCGGGTTTTTGGATTGTCATTAAAAAAAATACTCTGATGACTATGTGA
- a CDS encoding FecCD family ABC transporter permease produces MESNEDITDKSGIKYLCNLFLTKGYKIDSEKKEIIKKLLIYLTPVILFFISLFLGRYMIDPAEGIKILLSVFPFIPVEHTWNSINETVIFQIRLPRIIAAMLIGGGLSIAGASYQGLFRNPLVSPDILGVASGAGFGAALAILLSGNPFIIQILAFILGIFAVLITCIISRAYKGAGTLVLVLSGIVVGALFSALLSMLKYVADPYDTLPAIVFWLMGSLSSVTIPDLISVAPLIIISGFIIYIVRWRINILSVGDEEARALGIDTKNMARIIIICATVITASCVCISGIIGWVGLVIPHIARMLVGPDFKRLIPASALLGASYLLIVDDISRTLIATEIPLGILTALIGAPFFAYLLTRKKVGWF; encoded by the coding sequence ATGGAAAGCAATGAGGATATAACAGACAAATCAGGTATAAAATATCTGTGTAATCTCTTTTTGACAAAGGGTTATAAAATTGATTCAGAAAAAAAAGAGATCATAAAAAAACTGCTGATATACCTAACGCCTGTAATTTTATTTTTCATATCCCTTTTTTTGGGAAGGTATATGATTGACCCGGCAGAAGGGATTAAAATATTATTGTCAGTCTTTCCTTTTATTCCGGTTGAGCATACATGGAACTCAATTAATGAAACTGTTATATTTCAGATAAGACTCCCCCGAATTATTGCCGCCATGTTAATAGGCGGAGGTCTTTCAATAGCAGGCGCCTCTTATCAGGGACTTTTTAGAAATCCGCTTGTCTCACCTGACATACTGGGTGTTGCATCAGGAGCAGGTTTTGGTGCGGCACTTGCAATACTTCTTTCTGGAAACCCCTTTATCATTCAGATTCTGGCATTTATATTGGGAATTTTTGCTGTTCTTATAACATGCATTATCAGCAGGGCATATAAAGGAGCAGGAACACTCGTTCTTGTTTTGTCAGGAATAGTAGTAGGAGCGCTTTTTTCAGCTCTTTTGTCGATGTTAAAATATGTGGCGGATCCTTATGACACTCTGCCTGCAATTGTATTCTGGCTGATGGGAAGTCTTTCATCGGTTACAATACCTGATCTTATTTCAGTTGCACCTCTGATTATTATCTCCGGATTCATTATTTACATTGTCAGATGGAGAATAAACATCCTTTCAGTCGGTGATGAAGAGGCAAGAGCGCTTGGAATTGATACAAAAAACATGGCCCGGATAATTATAATCTGTGCAACAGTAATTACAGCCTCCTGTGTATGCATTTCCGGAATTATCGGGTGGGTCGGACTTGTAATACCGCATATTGCAAGAATGCTTGTAGGTCCTGATTTTAAGCGACTGATTCCTGCATCAGCACTTCTTGGCGCCTCATATCTTTTAATTGTTGATGACATCTCAAGGACTCTTATCGCAACTGAAATTCCGCTTGGAATTCTAACAGCACTTATTGGTGCTCCGTTCTTTGCATATCTTCTTACAAGAAAAAAGGTGGGATGGTTTTGA
- a CDS encoding MFS transporter translates to MSELFGPKISLPVQISIITGLSAFSIYFMISSSTIVNPIISGVFDLNAAEMGFLIQAHLLGAVMFLIPAAKLGDRFGHIRIFSGGAIIFAVSSLFCSLSVSGIEIIFFRFIQGIGDGMMTACALVLITKVHPLKSRGCAIGFFLFAGYFGYISGLLTGSISAEIFGWQAVFLIPTPVILFAGFLAYKKSGRNNDDFFVSKSKHKFEEKRYPDFDTAGMLLFCPAIFMIAVGISGFLPGLRLNFLILGAVLFSLFLVIEKKSKNPLLMFSLFRKNRLFTYSVCADLLYYMTIGCIAYTLSIYLESGLYYSAFATGILLLPASLMQGALSPVAGHLSDKIEPKYVTAFGMGLIVITLIFYANISETKTGLTLISLMLALTGTGYAFFSSPNKSAIMSSVKKEYQGEASGIANTTEQIGNIVSISIAATVITIFSGNSTITPKLLPEFLEGMHFVFLAMALLGTINIIICLRRGDVKSVP, encoded by the coding sequence ATGAGTGAACTTTTCGGGCCTAAAATCTCACTTCCTGTACAGATATCTATCATTACAGGACTTTCAGCATTTTCGATATATTTCATGATCTCATCATCAACAATAGTAAACCCAATTATATCGGGTGTTTTTGATTTAAACGCCGCAGAGATGGGATTTTTAATACAGGCACATCTTCTTGGCGCTGTCATGTTTTTAATCCCAGCCGCAAAGCTTGGAGACAGGTTTGGACACATCAGAATATTTTCTGGCGGTGCAATTATATTTGCAGTATCATCTCTTTTTTGCAGTTTATCTGTATCTGGAATCGAAATTATATTTTTCAGATTCATTCAGGGAATCGGCGATGGAATGATGACAGCCTGTGCCCTTGTCCTGATAACAAAAGTGCATCCCCTGAAAAGCCGTGGATGCGCAATAGGCTTTTTTCTTTTTGCAGGATATTTCGGCTATATTTCAGGTCTTTTAACCGGAAGCATCTCCGCCGAAATCTTCGGCTGGCAGGCCGTCTTTTTAATACCGACACCAGTAATTTTATTTGCAGGATTTCTTGCATACAAAAAAAGCGGCCGGAATAATGATGATTTCTTTGTATCCAAAAGTAAACATAAGTTTGAAGAAAAAAGATATCCCGACTTTGACACCGCAGGAATGCTTCTTTTCTGCCCTGCAATATTTATGATTGCTGTAGGAATTTCGGGATTTTTGCCCGGATTAAGACTTAATTTTCTAATCTTGGGAGCAGTTCTCTTTTCACTCTTTTTGGTTATTGAAAAAAAATCTAAAAATCCGCTTCTTATGTTTTCGCTCTTTAGAAAAAACCGGTTGTTTACATACTCGGTTTGTGCAGATCTCTTATACTACATGACAATCGGCTGTATTGCATATACACTTTCAATATACCTTGAAAGCGGCCTTTATTACAGTGCATTTGCCACCGGAATCCTTCTTCTGCCGGCATCACTGATGCAGGGTGCACTCTCGCCTGTTGCCGGTCATTTATCCGATAAAATTGAGCCAAAATATGTAACAGCCTTTGGAATGGGTTTAATCGTCATAACACTCATCTTTTATGCCAATATTTCTGAGACAAAAACAGGCCTGACTCTAATATCACTAATGCTTGCACTGACAGGCACAGGATATGCGTTTTTCTCATCACCAAACAAAAGCGCCATCATGAGTTCGGTAAAAAAGGAATATCAGGGAGAAGCATCAGGAATTGCAAATACAACAGAACAGATAGGAAATATAGTAAGTATAAGCATAGCAGCGACAGTCATAACAATCTTCTCAGGAAACTCAACAATAACACCAAAACTGTTGCCTGAATTTTTGGAGGGCATGCATTTCGTATTTCTGGCAATGGCACTGCTTGGAACAATTAATATTATAATATGCCTCAGAAGAGGAGATGTCAAATCTGTTCCCTGA
- a CDS encoding PAS domain-containing protein: MIRILICDRDVLRLEQTKKYLQNFEDFRVSAAQYDEDAADEIRDDYFDVILYTISEKSNPETLFDEDLDISSLLLIRGNSEDCFIFRKYPNLRVRYIDDETTGCDLAEIIRTSYTISNIENTISAGIKKFKSVFLKSPVPLALLNNSGRMINVNDEWIKCFECDTKDILGNDFFSCILDESKKEAKDSFFSVVKKNRGDRQSGVLISLYRKDGNLFPARILFSGFFDETEKSDRIICAVLDLSMQNASLKSLNFKSRLFDAVGTAVSSILNSKSVKTDISNLLHILGITLETSRITVFIGNDDITLTGEYDKKFEWCALEIKNCPEIEKLLTMKESSKKAFLQEKPTGDKPLFIISQNTTKENQVILDICKTLSLLRIPVSLDNNKKLVIIIEDCFEKKKWEREDAETIIIASNILGMILRLKHIDFKNLSIIDNSPDIIGISSPNGTIEYSNSTIKKLLRISDDEKQSYYITDIFGNKNQKRLFSQIDSVIADKKPGSENYTYFFNNEERFANVLMYPVKNEFGIKNLIFFGKDLTKQKKYEKRLLMTQFAVESAPDSVFYSDKEGCIIYANKTACRLFNYSKNIILKKRIFDLISNQTENIYKETFSQLKNTGSRRYITELKSSDGRLISAEISENYLHSGDSEIICSYAREISYENKIKSLKNKSQKNKK, encoded by the coding sequence TTGATTCGAATACTTATATGTGACAGAGATGTTTTAAGACTTGAACAGACAAAAAAATATCTTCAGAATTTTGAGGATTTCAGGGTTTCTGCCGCACAATATGATGAAGATGCGGCTGATGAAATAAGAGATGATTACTTTGACGTGATTTTGTATACCATCTCTGAAAAATCAAACCCGGAAACATTGTTTGACGAAGATTTAGATATATCATCTCTTCTTTTGATAAGAGGAAATAGTGAGGACTGTTTTATTTTTAGAAAATATCCCAACCTCAGAGTCAGATATATTGATGATGAAACAACCGGCTGTGATCTTGCAGAGATAATCCGGACATCATATACAATATCTAATATTGAAAACACAATTTCTGCCGGAATTAAAAAATTCAAATCTGTTTTTCTGAAATCACCAGTTCCACTGGCACTTTTAAACAATTCCGGACGAATGATAAACGTCAATGATGAATGGATTAAATGTTTTGAATGTGATACAAAAGATATTTTGGGAAACGACTTTTTCTCCTGTATTTTAGATGAGAGCAAAAAGGAGGCAAAAGATTCATTTTTTTCTGTTGTTAAGAAAAACAGGGGAGACAGACAGTCAGGAGTTTTAATTAGTCTTTACAGAAAAGACGGGAATTTATTTCCGGCAAGAATTTTATTTTCAGGTTTTTTTGATGAAACAGAAAAATCAGACAGAATAATATGTGCAGTTTTAGATCTTTCAATGCAGAATGCATCCTTAAAGAGTCTTAATTTTAAAAGCCGTCTTTTCGATGCTGTCGGAACAGCTGTATCATCAATTCTTAATTCCAAATCAGTCAAAACTGACATTTCAAATCTTCTTCATATTCTTGGAATAACACTTGAAACTTCAAGAATAACGGTTTTTATCGGAAATGACGATATAACCCTGACAGGTGAATATGACAAGAAATTTGAATGGTGTGCTCTGGAAATAAAAAATTGTCCGGAGATTGAGAAACTTTTGACAATGAAGGAAAGTTCCAAAAAAGCTTTTTTACAGGAGAAACCAACAGGTGATAAACCTCTTTTTATTATAAGCCAAAACACAACAAAAGAGAATCAGGTAATTCTTGACATCTGTAAAACACTTTCACTTCTAAGAATACCGGTATCTCTTGACAATAATAAAAAACTGGTCATAATAATAGAGGACTGTTTTGAGAAGAAAAAATGGGAGAGAGAGGATGCCGAAACAATTATTATTGCATCAAACATTCTTGGGATGATTTTGAGATTAAAGCACATAGATTTTAAAAATCTCTCGATAATTGACAATTCTCCGGATATAATCGGTATTTCTTCTCCGAACGGAACAATTGAATATTCAAACAGCACAATAAAAAAACTTCTTAGAATATCCGATGATGAAAAACAAAGCTATTATATAACGGATATATTCGGAAATAAAAACCAAAAAAGACTTTTTAGTCAGATTGACTCTGTAATTGCTGATAAAAAACCCGGTTCTGAAAATTATACTTATTTTTTCAATAATGAAGAACGTTTTGCAAATGTTCTTATGTACCCGGTAAAAAACGAATTTGGAATTAAGAATCTGATTTTTTTCGGAAAAGACCTGACAAAACAGAAAAAATATGAAAAGAGGCTTCTTATGACACAGTTTGCAGTCGAATCCGCTCCTGATTCTGTTTTTTATTCTGATAAGGAAGGGTGCATTATCTATGCCAATAAGACTGCATGCAGACTTTTTAATTATTCAAAAAATATTATTTTAAAGAAGAGAATTTTTGATTTAATTTCTAATCAGACAGAAAATATCTATAAGGAAACCTTCAGCCAGCTTAAAAACACAGGTTCAAGAAGATACATTACAGAATTGAAAAGCTCTGATGGAAGGTTAATATCAGCCGAAATTTCTGAAAATTATCTTCATTCAGGAGATTCAGAGATTATCTGTTCATATGCAAGAGAGATTTCTTATGAGAATAAAATAAAATCATTAAAAAATAAAAGTCAAAAAAATAAAAAATAA
- a CDS encoding ABC transporter ATP-binding protein translates to MVLILDINDISFSYDGKRQIFEDISFCVNQGEIMSIIGKNGIGKSTLIKCLINLYSVNSGTVKIMDRDISSMSAKSLAKIIGYVPQGHQTVFPFTALDFVTMGRSPHLSFLDSPGEKDFKIAEKAIEKIGAEYLIERPINEISGGERQMLMLARALAQEAKVLILDEPTSHLDFGNQLKVLCAIEKLSKEGIAIVMSTHFPDHAFMLSSKVAIMQNKRFIAQGDAGDVITRENLKEAYGIDVSISHVKDAKRDVCVPISF, encoded by the coding sequence ATGGTTTTGATTTTAGATATTAATGATATATCATTTTCATATGATGGCAAAAGACAAATCTTTGAGGACATATCTTTTTGCGTAAATCAAGGGGAGATTATGTCAATAATCGGAAAAAACGGGATAGGAAAATCCACATTGATAAAATGCCTGATTAATCTGTACTCTGTAAATTCAGGAACTGTAAAAATCATGGACAGGGACATAAGTTCAATGTCAGCAAAAAGTCTGGCAAAAATAATAGGATATGTTCCACAGGGACACCAGACTGTTTTTCCATTCACCGCACTTGATTTTGTTACAATGGGGCGCTCACCACATCTTTCATTTCTGGATTCTCCGGGGGAGAAGGATTTTAAAATTGCTGAAAAAGCAATAGAGAAAATAGGTGCAGAATACCTGATAGAAAGGCCAATTAATGAAATAAGCGGCGGTGAAAGGCAGATGCTTATGCTTGCACGTGCACTTGCCCAGGAAGCTAAAGTTCTCATCTTAGATGAGCCCACATCACATCTTGATTTTGGAAATCAGCTAAAAGTTTTATGTGCAATTGAAAAACTCTCAAAGGAAGGAATTGCAATTGTAATGAGTACGCATTTTCCGGATCATGCATTTATGCTGTCGAGCAAAGTTGCAATAATGCAGAATAAAAGGTTCATTGCACAGGGAGATGCAGGAGATGTTATTACAAGAGAAAATTTAAAGGAGGCCTATGGAATAGATGTTTCAATAAGCCATGTAAAAGACGCAAAAAGAGATGTGTGTGTTCCAATATCATTTTAG
- a CDS encoding AbrB/MazE/SpoVT family DNA-binding domain-containing protein has translation MPLIEIKTATITEKGQIVIPKSLRERFSLGDKVAIISYEDRIEFGQDLGRDKNLCRR, from the coding sequence ATGCCATTAATAGAAATAAAAACCGCAACCATTACAGAAAAGGGCCAGATTGTCATTCCAAAATCATTAAGAGAGAGATTTAGTCTGGGAGATAAAGTTGCAATAATCTCTTATGAGGACAGAATTGAATTTGGGCAGGATTTGGGGAGAGATAAAAATTTGTGCAGAAGATAA
- a CDS encoding DUF1016 N-terminal domain-containing protein — protein MEIAETKEYNELIYEIKSIVQTSRTQAVASVNRGLINMYFLIGKNILLKQETEGWGQSVVDCISSDLLREFPEMKGFSARNLWRMRQFAREYIKFIDLPQAVAEIPWGHNIAIIEKIKSIDEREFYIKKTIENGWSRNVLIHQIESDLYSRTLNAQKKAVNNFRSTLPEKQSELAVSIIKDPLCLEFLGVSEDDEEAEYIKKRIYIE, from the coding sequence ATGGAAATTGCAGAAACCAAAGAGTACAATGAGCTTATTTATGAGATAAAATCCATTGTCCAAACATCAAGAACACAGGCAGTTGCTTCAGTCAACCGTGGATTAATCAATATGTACTTCCTGATTGGAAAGAACATACTTTTAAAACAGGAGACAGAAGGCTGGGGGCAGTCAGTTGTTGACTGTATTTCATCAGATCTGCTAAGAGAATTTCCGGAAATGAAAGGATTCTCTGCAAGAAATCTTTGGAGAATGAGGCAGTTCGCAAGGGAATATATAAAGTTTATTGATCTGCCACAGGCTGTGGCAGAAATTCCCTGGGGCCACAACATTGCAATAATTGAGAAAATTAAATCCATAGATGAAAGGGAATTCTATATAAAAAAGACAATTGAGAACGGCTGGTCAAGAAATGTCCTCATCCATCAGATTGAGAGTGATTTATACTCAAGAACACTCAATGCTCAGAAAAAGGCAGTAAATAATTTCAGGAGTACATTGCCGGAAAAACAGTCTGAACTTGCAGTCTCTATAATAAAAGATCCTCTCTGCCTTGAATTTCTCGGAGTATCTGAAGATGATGAAGAGGCTGAATATATCAAAAAAAGGATTTATATCGAATAA
- a CDS encoding ABC transporter substrate-binding protein has translation MEKLMKYSIIAIAAVLVLAAGMALMTPFSQTGEEKNFETETITDMAGRNVTVPVQINKVIGTAPPSTMLIYMIAPDKLLAWNSNLYESSKKYIPESYRNLPVAGGWFGKESGNYENFISKNPDIVIEGFTTSKDFISGINERQSMLGTIPVVAVDNSVNAKDYAPAIEFAGKILGEEKKAGELINFYQKYLNLVTERVAEIPEDEKVTVYYAEGPEGIFTDPKGSQHSQLIEICGGKNIADCKISPGYGQTEVSIEQIISWNPEVIIVGDMTFYSEIFENPLWKEIKAVKNKRVYPVPVTAFSWFDRPPGVNQIIGIPWTAKMLYPEKFEDIDMTSITKDYHEQFYHISLTDDEVAEILNT, from the coding sequence ATGGAAAAATTAATGAAATACAGTATTATTGCAATAGCAGCAGTTTTGGTTCTTGCCGCAGGAATGGCTTTAATGACGCCATTCTCACAAACCGGCGAAGAGAAAAATTTTGAAACTGAAACAATAACCGACATGGCAGGACGAAATGTAACTGTGCCTGTGCAGATAAACAAAGTTATCGGCACAGCACCGCCGTCAACCATGCTGATTTACATGATAGCACCTGACAAACTGCTGGCCTGGAATTCAAACCTTTATGAAAGCTCTAAAAAATACATCCCTGAAAGTTACAGGAATCTTCCTGTTGCCGGCGGATGGTTTGGAAAAGAGAGCGGAAATTATGAAAACTTCATCTCAAAAAATCCGGATATAGTAATAGAGGGTTTTACAACCAGCAAAGACTTCATATCAGGAATTAATGAGCGCCAGAGTATGCTTGGAACAATTCCGGTCGTTGCCGTTGATAATTCAGTCAATGCAAAAGATTACGCCCCGGCAATAGAATTTGCAGGAAAAATTCTTGGGGAAGAGAAAAAGGCCGGCGAACTGATAAATTTCTATCAAAAATACTTAAATCTTGTAACAGAAAGGGTAGCAGAAATCCCCGAAGATGAGAAAGTAACAGTCTATTACGCAGAAGGGCCTGAAGGAATATTTACAGATCCAAAAGGATCACAGCATTCACAGCTAATTGAGATATGCGGCGGAAAAAACATCGCTGATTGCAAAATATCCCCGGGGTACGGGCAGACAGAAGTTTCAATCGAACAGATTATCTCATGGAATCCTGAAGTGATAATTGTTGGAGATATGACCTTTTATTCAGAAATATTTGAAAATCCACTCTGGAAAGAGATAAAAGCCGTAAAAAATAAAAGAGTATATCCTGTGCCAGTTACTGCCTTTTCATGGTTTGACAGGCCACCCGGAGTCAACCAGATAATTGGAATCCCTTGGACTGCCAAAATGCTATATCCTGAAAAATTTGAGGATATTGACATGACATCGATAACAAAAGATTATCATGAACAGTTTTATCACATAAGCTTAACTGACGATGAAGTAGCAGAAATTCTAAACACCTGA
- a CDS encoding DUF3467 domain-containing protein has product MAKNIKTADTESMTIDVGEMYKYKKEDLMTDISSSAYSNLAYVQATHRDLYIDFLEMPGIKRDDGKMHIKGTRIYMSHSAAQKLSKALDGILKMVHSDGGMEFYTPEDETKPKISTKVQQATTRNKI; this is encoded by the coding sequence ATGGCAAAGAATATTAAAACCGCAGATACCGAATCAATGACAATAGATGTCGGTGAAATGTACAAGTACAAAAAAGAAGATCTAATGACCGATATTTCTTCCAGTGCTTATTCTAATCTTGCATATGTACAGGCAACCCACAGAGATCTGTATATTGATTTTCTTGAGATGCCTGGAATAAAAAGAGATGATGGGAAGATGCACATAAAAGGTACAAGAATTTATATGTCTCACTCCGCAGCCCAAAAACTTTCAAAAGCCCTTGACGGAATATTAAAGATGGTCCATTCAGATGGTGGAATGGAATTTTATACGCCTGAAGATGAAACGAAACCTAAGATATCAACAAAGGTGCAGCAGGCAACTACCAGAAATAAAATTTAA
- a CDS encoding DUF6293 family protein translates to MKITQIVFVGHHKERLIDSFVKSDDKLVDKIIFVVGEQASSGEEKSRAIAEEIKRELSSFISSDIAYVDKKDVKRGALQIISLIKSEEKRGNSVVLNISGSLRTFAVSAYIAGSITKSRIITSIPLYDDNENEIGVEEVIEVPALPVCFLRDEQMQIILSIDEGVDSLDELIMRLNPSLEKYSNDFYKERSRVSHHLKVLEESGFIFKSKKGRNISVNLSDLGWMMSRIEDCSV, encoded by the coding sequence ATGAAAATCACCCAGATTGTATTTGTTGGCCATCACAAAGAAAGACTTATTGACTCTTTTGTAAAATCAGACGATAAATTAGTTGATAAGATTATTTTTGTTGTGGGAGAGCAGGCTTCAAGCGGGGAAGAGAAGTCAAGAGCAATTGCGGAGGAGATAAAAAGGGAGCTTTCATCTTTTATCAGCAGTGATATTGCATATGTTGATAAAAAAGATGTAAAAAGGGGGGCGCTTCAGATTATATCCCTTATTAAATCAGAGGAAAAGAGAGGCAACAGCGTTGTTTTAAACATCAGCGGTTCGCTTAGAACATTTGCGGTTTCTGCATACATTGCAGGCTCAATCACAAAATCGAGGATAATTACTTCTATTCCACTCTATGATGATAATGAAAACGAAATAGGTGTTGAGGAGGTAATTGAGGTGCCGGCACTTCCGGTTTGCTTCCTGCGTGATGAGCAGATGCAGATAATTTTATCAATCGATGAGGGTGTTGATTCCCTTGATGAACTTATTATGCGTCTTAATCCTTCACTTGAAAAATATTCAAATGATTTCTACAAAGAGAGAAGCCGCGTAAGCCACCACCTTAAGGTTTTAGAAGAGAGTGGATTCATCTTTAAAAGCAAAAAAGGAAGAAATATATCCGTAAATCTGTCAGATCTTGGATGGATGATGAGCCGGATTGAAGACTGCAGTGTTTAA